A stretch of Vigna angularis cultivar LongXiaoDou No.4 chromosome 4, ASM1680809v1, whole genome shotgun sequence DNA encodes these proteins:
- the LOC108331716 gene encoding auxilin-related protein 2 isoform X2: MDEFGVLTERFGLKPQGKSAPMARASTKRPPTVSDSQTRSNSKSTLNGSPSPQSPSFDFNFNYGVFSNSSSSRDSKTQHFDDIFGGNAKSNGASFDYDSIFAGSNKPVSTSSYVDDIFGGVQAKSVGVDDLLDKMGGLNTNTNSRNYKTPDSDDFISGFGVFNNGVEMNKPSVTPNKPAAVSHDDPFLIFETASSSASSESFLDSLGQKSKLNNSKGPKGGSPILKSPPRPMSKVNRSNISSIDEFESFVMGGARTNASSRKANVNAAETKPNSSVKINNGKRVPDVKASQSNPVDDLESIFSMGSRSSSVPKSRTPTMTKSKGKPEVSPRVPSGSPASEMKPPTMNSFDDLSLIFGGSPSSEFQEIEGETEERRKARLGRHQRTQERALKAVADMNQRDIQTKMEQEERRRIAESADGQIRRWSAGKEGNMRALLSTLQYVLWPECGWQPVSLTDMITSAAVKKVYRKATLCIHPDKVQQKGATLEQKYIAEKVFDILKECWTKFNAEELS; the protein is encoded by the exons ATGGATGAGTTCGGTGTTTTGACCGAAAGGTTCGGTCTCAAACCACAAGGAAAATCCGCTCCAATGGCCAGGGCATCGACAAAGCGACCTCCAACTGTCTCGGATTCCCAAACACGCTCTAATTCCAAATCCACCCTAAACGGATCCCCATCTCCCCAAAGTCCCTCttttgatttcaattttaattacgGAGTTTTCAgcaacagcagcagcagcaggGATAGCAAAACGCAGCATTTCGATGATATCTTCGGCGGTAACGCCAAATCCAATGGCGCTTCGTTCGACTACGATTCCATATTCGCCGGATCTAATAAGCCGGTTTCCACGTCGTCTTATGTGGATGACATATTCGGTGGGGTGCAGGCGAAGAGTGTCGGCGTTGATGATCTGCTAGATAAGATGGGTGGATTAAATACAAACACCAACAGTCGAAACTACAAAACACCTGATTCTGATGATTTCATCTCTGGCTTTGGTGTTTTCAATAATGG TGTTGAGATGAATAAGCCAAGTGTTACTCCGAACAAACCTGCTGCCGTGTCCCACGATGATCCCTTTTTGATATTTGAAACCGCTTCAAGCTCGGCGTCTTCAGAATCATTCCTGGACTCGCTGGGGCAGAAATCTAAGTTGAATAATTCTAAAGGGCCAAAAGGAGGCTCCCCAATACTGAAGTCCCCTCCCAGGCCAATGAGTAAAG TTAATAggtcaaatatatcatcaataGATGAGTTTGAGAGTTTTGTCATGGGTGGGGCACGGACTAATGCTAGTAGTAGAAAGGCCAATGTTAACGCTGCAGAGACTAAGCCAAACTCGTCAGTTAAGATAAACAATGGTAAAAGAGTTCCAGATGTGAAAGCGAGTCAGTCAAATCCCGTGGATGATCTTGAATCCATCTTCAGCATGGGCTCTCGATCAAGCAGTGTGCCAAAGTCAAGAACTCCAACTATG ACGAAGAGCAAAGGGAAACCTGAGGTGTCACCAAGAGTTCCATCAGGATCCCCAGCCAGTGAGATGAAACCTCCCACAATGAACTCTTTTGATGACCTGTCACTGATTTTTGGTG GCTCCCCATCATCTGAATTCCAGGAGATTGAAGGTGAAACTGAGGAAAGACGAAAAGCAAGATTAGGACGTCATCAGAGGACACAAGAACGAGCG TTAAAAGCAGTGGCTGATATGAACCAGCGTGATATTCAAACTAAGATGGAGCAAGAAGAGAGGCGG AGAATTGCTGAAAGTGCGGATGGTCAGATAAGGCGCTGGTCTGCAGGGAAAGAAGGCAATATGCGGGCATTGCTGTCAACTCTACAATAT GTTCTTTGGCCAGAATGTGGTTGGCAGCCAGTGTCTCTGACTGATATGATAACTTCCGCTGCTGTTAAAAAGGTGTATAGAAAAGCAACTTTATGTATTCACCCAGATAAAGTCCAACAGAAAGGTGCTACCCTGGAGCAGAAATACATAGCAGAGAAGGTTTTTGACATTCTTAAG GAATGTTGGACCAAGTTCAACGCGGAAGAGCTTTCTTAG
- the LOC108331716 gene encoding auxilin-related protein 2 isoform X1: MDEFGVLTERFGLKPQGKSAPMARASTKRPPTVSDSQTRSNSKSTLNGSPSPQSPSFDFNFNYGVFSNSSSSRDSKTQHFDDIFGGNAKSNGASFDYDSIFAGSNKPVSTSSYVDDIFGGVQAKSVGVDDLLDKMGGLNTNTNSRNYKTPDSDDFISGFGVFNNGVEMNKPSVTPNKPAAVSHDDPFLIFETASSSASSESFLDSLGQKSKLNNSKGPKGGSPILKSPPRPMSKVNRSNISSIDEFESFVMGGARTNASSRKANVNAAETKPNSSVKINNGKRVPDVKASQSNPVDDLESIFSMGSRSSSVPKSRTPTMDHVYNKQTKSKGKPEVSPRVPSGSPASEMKPPTMNSFDDLSLIFGGSPSSEFQEIEGETEERRKARLGRHQRTQERALKAVADMNQRDIQTKMEQEERRRIAESADGQIRRWSAGKEGNMRALLSTLQYVLWPECGWQPVSLTDMITSAAVKKVYRKATLCIHPDKVQQKGATLEQKYIAEKVFDILKECWTKFNAEELS, translated from the exons ATGGATGAGTTCGGTGTTTTGACCGAAAGGTTCGGTCTCAAACCACAAGGAAAATCCGCTCCAATGGCCAGGGCATCGACAAAGCGACCTCCAACTGTCTCGGATTCCCAAACACGCTCTAATTCCAAATCCACCCTAAACGGATCCCCATCTCCCCAAAGTCCCTCttttgatttcaattttaattacgGAGTTTTCAgcaacagcagcagcagcaggGATAGCAAAACGCAGCATTTCGATGATATCTTCGGCGGTAACGCCAAATCCAATGGCGCTTCGTTCGACTACGATTCCATATTCGCCGGATCTAATAAGCCGGTTTCCACGTCGTCTTATGTGGATGACATATTCGGTGGGGTGCAGGCGAAGAGTGTCGGCGTTGATGATCTGCTAGATAAGATGGGTGGATTAAATACAAACACCAACAGTCGAAACTACAAAACACCTGATTCTGATGATTTCATCTCTGGCTTTGGTGTTTTCAATAATGG TGTTGAGATGAATAAGCCAAGTGTTACTCCGAACAAACCTGCTGCCGTGTCCCACGATGATCCCTTTTTGATATTTGAAACCGCTTCAAGCTCGGCGTCTTCAGAATCATTCCTGGACTCGCTGGGGCAGAAATCTAAGTTGAATAATTCTAAAGGGCCAAAAGGAGGCTCCCCAATACTGAAGTCCCCTCCCAGGCCAATGAGTAAAG TTAATAggtcaaatatatcatcaataGATGAGTTTGAGAGTTTTGTCATGGGTGGGGCACGGACTAATGCTAGTAGTAGAAAGGCCAATGTTAACGCTGCAGAGACTAAGCCAAACTCGTCAGTTAAGATAAACAATGGTAAAAGAGTTCCAGATGTGAAAGCGAGTCAGTCAAATCCCGTGGATGATCTTGAATCCATCTTCAGCATGGGCTCTCGATCAAGCAGTGTGCCAAAGTCAAGAACTCCAACTATG GATCACGTGTATAATAAGCAGACGAAGAGCAAAGGGAAACCTGAGGTGTCACCAAGAGTTCCATCAGGATCCCCAGCCAGTGAGATGAAACCTCCCACAATGAACTCTTTTGATGACCTGTCACTGATTTTTGGTG GCTCCCCATCATCTGAATTCCAGGAGATTGAAGGTGAAACTGAGGAAAGACGAAAAGCAAGATTAGGACGTCATCAGAGGACACAAGAACGAGCG TTAAAAGCAGTGGCTGATATGAACCAGCGTGATATTCAAACTAAGATGGAGCAAGAAGAGAGGCGG AGAATTGCTGAAAGTGCGGATGGTCAGATAAGGCGCTGGTCTGCAGGGAAAGAAGGCAATATGCGGGCATTGCTGTCAACTCTACAATAT GTTCTTTGGCCAGAATGTGGTTGGCAGCCAGTGTCTCTGACTGATATGATAACTTCCGCTGCTGTTAAAAAGGTGTATAGAAAAGCAACTTTATGTATTCACCCAGATAAAGTCCAACAGAAAGGTGCTACCCTGGAGCAGAAATACATAGCAGAGAAGGTTTTTGACATTCTTAAG GAATGTTGGACCAAGTTCAACGCGGAAGAGCTTTCTTAG